In Brassica napus cultivar Da-Ae unplaced genomic scaffold, Da-Ae ScsIHWf_528;HRSCAF=793, whole genome shotgun sequence, the following are encoded in one genomic region:
- the LOC125604356 gene encoding uncharacterized protein LOC125604356 isoform X2, whose translation MGMAGFTVALMMIGMIISPCVYGKEFSDHQEIKVERLLKRLNKHALISIKSEDGDTIDCVPIHSQPAFDHPLLKNHIIQMKPSFIPESTSTYTKKKINATQAWHKNGRCPKNTIPIRRIKKEDILRSKSIESYGKKTTPSSPQATTFDPSKGHEYAVMNSMNGTYFGTQCSVNIWKPEVQVPDEFSLAQTWLVSGVGTTRNTIEAGLQADGYQSTGCYNNLCSGFVQRSNLITVGGTYTTVSEYDGDQYDLSMLIWKDGENWWLQIGEELVGYWPGQLFSSLGNGATIVQWGGEIVNKETDGKHTGTDMGSGHFAEEGFKKSSYFRNLMTIDETNTLIEPQGVYPTTGHDNCYNIKAGDAGSSWGVNFFYGGPGQNERCP comes from the exons ATGGGAATGGCTGGTTTCACAGTAGCACTGATGATGATAGGAATGATAATATCTCCTTGTGTCTATGGAAAAGAGTTCTCCGATCACCAGGAAATCAAAGTAGAAAGACTTTTGAAGCGGCTCAACAAGCATGCTCTTATATCCATAAAG AGCGAAGATGGTGATACAATAGATTGTGTTCCAATACATAGTCAACCAGCTTTTGATCATCCTCTGCTTAAAAACCACATCATCCAG ATGAAACCGAGCTTTATACCCGAAAGTACGTCTACTTACACCAAGAAAAAGATAAACGCTACTCAGGCGTGGCACAAGAATGGAAGATGCCCTAAAAATACAATTCCGATCAGAAGAATAAAGAAAGAAGATATCTTACGATCAAAATCCATTGAGAGTTATGGCAAGAAGACGACTCCAAGCAGCCCTCAAGCTACTACATTTGATCCAAGTAAAGGCCATGAG TACGCGGTCATGAATTCCATGAACGGCACGTATTTCGGGACACAATGTTCAGTAAATATCTGGAAACCAGAAGTTCAAGTTCCCGATGAGTTCAGCTTGGCCCAGACTTGGCTCGTGTCTGGAGTGGGCACTACTCGTAACACAATTGAAGCTGGTTTGCAG gCCGATGGATACCAAAGTACAGGGTGCTACAACAATTTATGCTCAGGTTTCGTTCAAAGGAGCAATCTTATCACTGTAGGTGGAACCTACACCACCGTCTCAGAATACGACGGAGATCAATACGACCTCTCCATGCTTATATGGAAG GATGGCGAAAACTGGTGGCTACAGATCGGTGAAGAGCTTGTCGGGTACTGGCCTGGCCAGTTATTCAGTTCTCTAGGAAATGGAGCTACGATAGTTCAGTGGGGAGGTGAAATCGTTAACAAGGAGACCGATGGGAAACACACGGGCACAGACATGGGAAGCGGGCATTTTGCAGAAGAAGGTTTTAAGAAATCGAGCTATTTCAGGAATCTTATGACAATCGATGAAACCAATACTCTGATAGAACCACAAGGAGTTTACCCCACGACTGGTCATGATAACTGTTACAACATTAAAGCAGGAGATGCTGGAAGTTCCTGGGGGGTTAATTTCTTCTACGGTGGCCCTGGCCAGAACGAGAGATGCCCTTGA
- the LOC125604356 gene encoding uncharacterized protein LOC125604356 isoform X1, whose translation MGMAGFTVALMMIGMIISPCVYGKEFSDHQEIKVERLLKRLNKHALISIKSEDGDTIDCVPIHSQPAFDHPLLKNHIIQMKPSFIPESTSTYTKKKINATQAWHKNGRCPKNTIPIRRIKKEDILRSKSIESYGKKTTPSSPQATTFDPSKGHEYAVMNSMNGTYFGTQCSVNIWKPEVQVPDEFSLAQTWLVSGVGTTRNTIEAGLQVYPRIYGDNNLRLFVYWTADGYQSTGCYNNLCSGFVQRSNLITVGGTYTTVSEYDGDQYDLSMLIWKDGENWWLQIGEELVGYWPGQLFSSLGNGATIVQWGGEIVNKETDGKHTGTDMGSGHFAEEGFKKSSYFRNLMTIDETNTLIEPQGVYPTTGHDNCYNIKAGDAGSSWGVNFFYGGPGQNERCP comes from the exons ATGGGAATGGCTGGTTTCACAGTAGCACTGATGATGATAGGAATGATAATATCTCCTTGTGTCTATGGAAAAGAGTTCTCCGATCACCAGGAAATCAAAGTAGAAAGACTTTTGAAGCGGCTCAACAAGCATGCTCTTATATCCATAAAG AGCGAAGATGGTGATACAATAGATTGTGTTCCAATACATAGTCAACCAGCTTTTGATCATCCTCTGCTTAAAAACCACATCATCCAG ATGAAACCGAGCTTTATACCCGAAAGTACGTCTACTTACACCAAGAAAAAGATAAACGCTACTCAGGCGTGGCACAAGAATGGAAGATGCCCTAAAAATACAATTCCGATCAGAAGAATAAAGAAAGAAGATATCTTACGATCAAAATCCATTGAGAGTTATGGCAAGAAGACGACTCCAAGCAGCCCTCAAGCTACTACATTTGATCCAAGTAAAGGCCATGAG TACGCGGTCATGAATTCCATGAACGGCACGTATTTCGGGACACAATGTTCAGTAAATATCTGGAAACCAGAAGTTCAAGTTCCCGATGAGTTCAGCTTGGCCCAGACTTGGCTCGTGTCTGGAGTGGGCACTACTCGTAACACAATTGAAGCTGGTTTGCAG GTTTATCCAAGAATATATGGTGATAATAATCTAAGATTATTTGTTTACTGGACA gCCGATGGATACCAAAGTACAGGGTGCTACAACAATTTATGCTCAGGTTTCGTTCAAAGGAGCAATCTTATCACTGTAGGTGGAACCTACACCACCGTCTCAGAATACGACGGAGATCAATACGACCTCTCCATGCTTATATGGAAG GATGGCGAAAACTGGTGGCTACAGATCGGTGAAGAGCTTGTCGGGTACTGGCCTGGCCAGTTATTCAGTTCTCTAGGAAATGGAGCTACGATAGTTCAGTGGGGAGGTGAAATCGTTAACAAGGAGACCGATGGGAAACACACGGGCACAGACATGGGAAGCGGGCATTTTGCAGAAGAAGGTTTTAAGAAATCGAGCTATTTCAGGAATCTTATGACAATCGATGAAACCAATACTCTGATAGAACCACAAGGAGTTTACCCCACGACTGGTCATGATAACTGTTACAACATTAAAGCAGGAGATGCTGGAAGTTCCTGGGGGGTTAATTTCTTCTACGGTGGCCCTGGCCAGAACGAGAGATGCCCTTGA
- the BNAA05G20930D gene encoding uncharacterized protein BNAA05G20930D, which translates to MMLNQIMVFLILGMIIPIVVGTFPGKSKLSDLHEQEIKLRLKQLNKPAIKSIHSPDGDIIDCVWIYDQPAFDHPLFKSHTIQMRPKSNWIRDKTGGNKTYIIHQLWRTKGECPENTIPIRRTTRDDLIRSGSIKNYGRKSPPPTIYHTDGVQTEEVHEHTCVYVDYGQFHGSKSRISIWKPNVLRTREFSLAQTWVVNGDWDTGLNTLESGWQILHALYGDKNPRLFAYWTGDTYQETGCYNLDCPGFVQVSRHISLGAALNIFSTYNGEQYDFLLTIEKDQETGLWWLKFETYLIGYWPSFIVPKLAVSARKIVWGGEIVYYTRGQGTHTLTQMGSGHFAEKGFRKAAYFNSLEYIDTSNYPITPSPQHLETTVTRPECYNLMVGSSQRWGTYFFYGGPGRNPQCPRT; encoded by the exons ATGATGCTTAATCAGATCATGGTTTTCTTAATTCTCGGTATGATCATACCAATCGTAGTTGGAACTTTTCCGGGAAAGAGCAAACTTTCCGATCTCCATGAGCAGGAAATAAAACTACGGTTGAAACAACTCAACAAACCAGCCATTAAATCCATCCAT AGTCCAGATGGAGATATAATTGACTGTGTATGGATCTACGACCAACCAGCTTTTGATCATCCTTTATTCAAAAGCCACACCATTCAG atgAGGCCAAAAAGTAACTGGATAAGGGACAAAACAGGAGGTAATAAGACATACATTATACACCAATTGTGGCGAACAAAAGGTGAATGTCCTGAGAACACTATTCCCATCAGAAGAACAACAAGAGATGATCTTATAAGATCGGGCTCCATCAAAAACTATGGAAGAAAGAGTCCACCACCAACTATTTATCACACTGACGGCGTTCAGACCGAGGAAGTTCATGAG CATACGTGTGTGTACGTGGACTATGGTCAGTTCCATGGCAGCAAGAGTCGTATAAGTATATGGAAACCAAATGTTCTACGGACGAGAGAGTTTAGTTTAGCTCAAACATGGGTCGTCAATGGAGATTGGGACACTGGTTTGAACACTTTGGAGTCTGGTTGGCAG ATCTTGCATGCTTTGTATGGTGACAAGAACCCAAGACTTTTCGCCTATTGGACG GGCGATACATACCAAGAAACAGGATGTTACAATCTTGACTGTCCAGGCTTTGTTCAAGTAAGCAGACACATCTCCCTCGGTGCAGCTCTCAACATTTTCTCAACTTACAACGGTGAACAATACGACTTCCTTCTAACTATTGAGAAG GATCAAGAAACTGGACTTTGGTGGTTGAAGTTTGAGACATACCTTATAGGGTACTGGCCAAGCTTTATAGTCCCCAAGCTAGCAGTGTCGGCACGAAAGATCGTATGGGGAGGAGAGATTGTATATTACACTAGAGGCCAAGGAACACACACGCTGACGCAAATGGGGAGTGGCCATTTTGCAGAGAAAGGGTTTAGGAAGGCGGCTTATTTCAATAGCTTAGAGTACATTGATACATCTAACTATCCGATCACACCCTCTCCACAACATCTTGAAACTACTGTGACTCGTCCTGAATGCTATAACCTTATGGTTGGCTCTAGCCAGAGGTGGGGAACTTACTTTTTCTATGGTGGACCTGGTCGCAATCCTCAGTGTCCACGAACCTAG
- the LOC106451897 gene encoding ceramide synthase LOH2-like, protein MESLYSSGGVRNLEASTAAWNFQIAVYFAFGFFFLRLFLDRFVFERIAVWLLSTASSAPIKMNDASTRAKLVKCKESLWKLLFYGACDIFVLKVLFHEPWATDVKLYFHSWPNQELKLPIKLYYMCQCGFYMYAVAALLAWETRRKDFSVMMSHHVVTIILLVYSYLTGFFRIGAIIIALHDASDVFMETAKICKYSEKEFGASVGFSLFALSWLLLRLIYFPFWIIRATSIELLAHVDMTSAEGTIMYYSFNTLLLTLLVFHIYWWYLICAMIARLLKNRGQVGEDIRSDSEDDE, encoded by the exons ATGGAATCGTTATATTCTAGCGGCGGGGTAAGGAATCTTGAAGCGTCGACTGCGGCGTGGAATTTCCAGATAGCAGTCTATTTCGCCTTCGGATTCTTCTTCTTGAGACTTTTCCTCGATAGATTCGTCTTTGaa AGGATAGCTGTATGGCTTTTGAGCACCGCTTCTTCTGCGCCTATTAAAATGAACGATGCTTCTACTCGGGCTAAGCTCGTCAAGTGCAAAGAGTCTCTGTGGAAGCTCTTGTTTTACGGTGCTTGTGACATATTCGTCCTCAAAGTCCTTTTTCACGAGCCATGGGCCACAGATGTCAAACTCTACTTTCACAGTTGGCCTAATCAAGAGTTGAA GCTTCCGATAAAGCTTTACTATATGTGCCAGTGCGGTTTCTATATGTATGCTGTTGCTGCCTTGCTTGCATGGGAGACAAGACGAAAAGATTTTTCTGTTATGATGTCTCACCATGTCGTTACCATCATCCTCCTTGTCTACTCCTACTTAACGgg CTTTTTCAGAATTGGAGCAATCATCATAGCCCTTCATGATGCAAGCGACGTGTTTATGGAAACTGCTAAAATTTGCAAGTACTCTGAAAAGGAATTTGGAGCGAGTGTGGGTTTTTCACTCTTTGCTCTCTCTTGGCTACTACTTAGGTTGATTTACTTTCCATTTTGGATCATCAGGGCCACTAG cATTGAACTCCTGGCTCATGTGGATATGACATCAGCTGAAGGCACCATCATGTACTATTCCTTCAACACACTGTTACTGACGCTTCTTGTTTTCCACATATATTGGTGGTATCTCATCTGCGCAATGATTGCAAGACTACTTAAAAACAGAGGACAAGTGGGAGAAGACATAAGATCCG ATTCAGAGGATGATGAATAG
- the LOC111212547 gene encoding RNA polymerase II C-terminal domain phosphatase-like 5, whose protein sequence is MSVVNNLSLEQRAKKQRIEPVTNESSSSSRCGHWFLRYGECTTCKSTVHKDQGGVFDYLSDGLQLSHEAVAATKQRSRELHLVLDLDHTLLHTTPLLRLTEAEKYLIKEAASITRHDLWEWTTGGDDPVVSLTKLRPFVCGFLEEANKMFTMSVYTKGIRDYTMLILDVIDPKKIYFGDRVITRDESPDVKTLDLALAHERGTLIVDDTRDVWPDYQSNLIVISKYNYFRRMSNSQHSKPYSEEKTDESEKEGGLANVLKLLKEVHSAFFRVTEEKELESKDVRLLLQEINFNRVDKESFTM, encoded by the coding sequence ATGTCTGTTGTTAATAATCTTTCTCTGGAACAGAGAGCCAAAAAGCAGAGGATCGAACCGGTCACCAAcgagtcttcttcttctagtaGATGTGGTCACTGGTTCCTTCGTTACGGAGAATGCACCACCTGCAAATCAACTGTTCACAAAGACCAAGGCGGAGTGTTCGATTATCTTTCCGACGGTTTACAGCTAAGCCACGAGGCTGTAGCTGCAACGAAGCAGAGAAGCAGAGAACTTCACTTAGTACTTGACTTGGACCACACGCTTCTCCACACCACTCCTCTTCTACGCCTCACCGAAGCAGAGAAGTATCTGATCAAAGAAGCGGCTTCTATTACAAGGCACGATCTGTGGGAGTGGACAACTGGAGGCGATGATCCCGTGGTATCTTTGACGAAGCTACGGCCTTTTGTTTGCGGTTTCTTGGAAGAAGCCAACAAGATGTTCACAATGTCTGTTTACACAAAGGGTATTCGCGATTACACTATGCTAATCTTGGACGTGATTGATCCGAAGAAAATCTATTTCGGGGACAGGGTGATAACAAGGGACGAGAGTCCTGATGTGAAGACGCTTGATTTGGCTTTGGCTCATGAACGTGGAACGTTGATTGTGGATGATACACGTGATGTATGGCCCGATTACCAGAGTAACTTGATTGTAATTAGCAAATACAACTATTTCAGGAGAATGAGCAACAGCCAACACTCAAAACCATACTCTGAGGAGAAGACTGACGAGAGCGAGAAGGAGGGTGGGTTGGCCAATGTTTTGAAGCTACTCAAAGAAGTTCACAGTGCATTCTTCAGAGTGACAGAAGAAAAGGAATTGGAGTCAAAGGATGTGAGGTTGTTACTACAAGAGATAAATTTCAATCGTGTCGACAAAGAATCTTTTACTATGTAG
- the LOC125604354 gene encoding 3-oxoacyl-[acyl-carrier-protein] synthase II, chloroplastic-like, translated as MDKFMLYLLTAGKKALADGGVTSDEVMAEFNKAKCGVLIGSAMGGMKVFNDAIVSAEDLLQEDESFLCTFRHNKHGFCYAFYKFVLGSFYYLSYKFVS; from the exons ATGGACAAGTTCATGCTCTATCTTCTCACTGCTGGTAAGAAAGCTTTGGCTGATGGTGGTGTAACTTCTGATGAAGTAATGGCTGAGTTTAACAAAGCCAAATGTGGAGTTTTGATTGGCTCTGCAATGGGTGGCATGAAG GTCTTCAATGATGCTATTGTAAGCGCTGAAGATCTCTTACAAGAAGATGAATCCTTTCTGTGTACCTTTCGCCACAACAAACATGGGTTCTGCTATGCTTTCTATAAATTTGTCTTAGGATCTTTTTATTACTTGTCATACAAGTTTGTGTCATGA